One segment of Salvia splendens isolate huo1 chromosome 20, SspV2, whole genome shotgun sequence DNA contains the following:
- the LOC121782563 gene encoding LOW QUALITY PROTEIN: ABC transporter C family member 10-like (The sequence of the model RefSeq protein was modified relative to this genomic sequence to represent the inferred CDS: inserted 3 bases in 2 codons), whose protein sequence is RSNLQLASAIYNGFLGLAYLCVGVWILEEKLRKSDSVLPLHWWMLYLFHGLVWLLVGLVVSLRGHRFSRTPLRLLSGLAFLFAAITCGISVFTAILHKEMSVEIILDILSFVGPSMLILCVYKGYRYQEDDDGENGVSDPLLGAVANGSGKISSHEHVTPFAEAGFXNKLTFWWLNPLMKRGKEKTLEDEDMPKLREDDRAESCYLLFSEMYNKQKESSRSTPPSILKTILMCHWKEILVSGLYVXLKVIALSLGPVLLKAFINVAEGNARSEYEKYVLVAALFLTKTTESLAERQWNFRSRLIGLKLRSLLTAAVYQKQLKLSNAARLTHSSGEIMSYVTIDAYRIGEFPFWFHQIWTTCLQLCLAVIILFDAVGLATFASIVVILLSVLCNMPLAKLQHKFQSRLMVAQDGRLKAMSEALVNMKVLKLYAWETHFRHVVENLRKIEEKCLSAVQLSKAYNSYLFWSSPVLVSAATFGACYVLGVPLSSSNVFTFVATLRLVQGPIRTIPDVLAVFIQANVAFVRIVKFLEAPELEASNVRAKSRPNGEVSSVCFKSADLSWDEDPSKPTLRNINLEVRQGEKIAICGEVGSGKSTLLAAVLREVPITRGTVQVQGSIAYVSQSAWIRTGSIRENILFGSAMDSKRYQDTLERCSLVKDLELLPYGDLTEIGERGINLSGGQKQRIQLARALYKNADVYLLDDPFSAVDAHTDASLFNEYIVGALSGKTVLLVTHQVDFLPAFDSVLLMSDGEILCAAPYSQLLESSKEFQELIHAHRETAGSEGLSEMTESRTSEASSREIRRSYAEQKAPAVGVDQLIKKEEREVGDTGFKPYLLYLKQNKGFLTFGVAALCHVWFIVGQILQNSWMAANVDDPNFDSLRLILVYLLIGFVSTVFLLGRDLTTVVMGVQSSRALFSQLLISLFRAPMAFCDSTPLGRILSRVSADLSIVDLDLPLNLIFTVGSTTNCYANLAVLAIITWQVLFVSIPMIILAIRLQSYYYCSAKELMRINGTTKSLVANHLAESVAGVTTIRAFNEEDRFFAKNLELIDTNGSPYFSYFSANEWLIQRLEIISATVLAFAGLCMVLLPTGTFSSGFIGMALSYGLSLNMSLVYSINSQCMLSNYIISVERLDQYMHIPSEAPEVVEESRPPTMWPSEGRVEIHDLKIRYRANAPLVLRGISCTFEGGHKIGIVGRTGSGKTTLISALFRLVEPAGGRIVVDGVDISSIGLHDLRSHFGIIPQDPTLFTGTVRYNLDPLGQHSDMEIWEVLGKCQLKEVVQEKEEGLNAPVVEDGSNWSMGQRQLFCLGRALLRRSKVLVLDEATASIDNATDTILQKTIRTEFADCTVITVAHRIPTVMDSTMVLAISDGKLVEYDEAMKLMKREDSLFGQLVKEYWSHNNQAVQSQ, encoded by the exons cgATCAAATTTGCAGCTAGCATCAGCAATTTATAATGGTTTTCTGGGATTGGCCTATTTGTGTGTTGGAGTCTGGATTTTGGAAGAGAAGTTGCGAAAATCGGATTCTGTTTTGCCCCTGCATTGGTGGATGCTATACTTGTTTCATGGATTAGTATGGCTGCTGGTGGGGTTAGTTGTTAGCCTCAGGGGGCATCGTTTTTCAAGAACTCCGTTGAGGTTGTTATCCGGTCTTGCGTTCCTCTTCGCTGCAATCACATGTGGAATATCGGTTTTCACAGCCATTCTTCATAAAGAGATGTCAGTTGAGATCATTTTAGACATATTATCATTTGTTGGACCAAGTATGTTGATCTTGTGTGTGTACAAAGGTTACCGGTATCAAGAGGATGATGATGGCGAGAATGGTGTTAGTGATCCGTTGCTCGGGGCTGTTGCCAATGGCAGCGGTAAAATTTCATCTCATGAACATGTGACACCGTTTGCAGAAGCTGGTT TGAACAAGCTTACCTTTTGGTGGCTGAATCCATTGATGAAGAGAGGGAAGGAGAAAACTCTTGAGGATGAAGATATGCCCAAGCTTCGTGAGGATGACCGCGCAGAGTCATGCTACTTGCTTTTTTCGGAGATGTATAACAAGCAGAAAGAATCTAGTCGTTCCACCCCTCCCTCCATCTTGAAGACTATTCTGATGTGCCACTGGAAAGAGATCCTTGTGTCGGGGTTGTACGT CTTGAAGGTGATCGCACTCTCTCTTGGCCCGGTGCTCCTCAAAGCCTTCATCAATGTTGCAGAAGGCAATGCTAGATCAGAGTACGAGAAATACGTGCTGGTTGCAGCACTTTTCCTAACTAAGACGACTGAATCTTTAGCGGAACGACAGTGGAACTTTAGATCCAGGCTAATCGGTCTTAAGCTGAGATCATTACTTACTGCAGCCGTTTATCAGAAACAGCTGAAGTTATCCAACGCTGCTCGGCTAACGCACTCCAGTGGTGAGATAATGAGCTATGTAACCATTGATGCTTACAGAATCGGAGAGTTCCCCTTCTGGTTCCATCAGATATGGACCACGTGTCTCCAGCTCTGCCTTGCGGTCATCATCCTCTTCGATGCTGTTGGACTAGCAACGTTTGCATCTATTGTTGTTATCCTTCTATCTGTTCTGTGCAACATGCCTCTTGCGAAATTGCAGCATAAGTTCCAGTCGAGGCTCATGGTGGCGCAGGATGGGAGGTTGAAGGCCATGAGCGAGGCTCTTGTGAATATGAAGGTGCTGAAGTTATACGCGTGGGAGACTCATTTCAGGCACGTCGTAGAGAATCTGAGAAAGATCGAAGAAAAATGCCTTTCGGCTGTTCAGCTGAGTAAAGCATACAATTCCTACCTTTTCTGGTCTTCTCCTGTTTTAGTCTCTGCAGCTACCTTTGGTGCATGCTATGTCCTTGGCGTTCCGTtgtcttctagcaatgtcttcACTTTTGTGGCAACGCTACGCCTCGTTCAGGGTCCCATCAGAACGATTCCTGATGTTCTTGCAGTGTTCATCCAAGCTAATGTCGCATTTGTCAGGATAGTGAAATTTCTCGAAGCACCTGAGCTGGAAGCTTCAAATGTCAGGGCCAAGTCTCGACCAAATGGTGAAGTTTCCAGTGTTTGTTTCAAATCGGCTGATCTGTCGTGGGATGAGGATCCGTCGAAGCCAACACTTCGTAACATCAACTTGGAAGTCAGACAAGGTGAAAAGATTGCTATTTGTGGAGAAGTGGGCTCTGGCAAGTCCACCCTTCTCGCTGCAGTTCTTCGAGAGGTTCCAATAACCCGAGGAACA GTTCAAGTACAAGGATCCATTGCCTATGTCTCACAATCAGCATGGATACGGACAGGGAGTATCCGAGAGAACATTCTTTTCGGGTCAGCCATGGACAGCAAGAGATATCAAGATACGTTGGAGAGATGTTCGCTCGTGAAGGATCTTGAGCTGCTGCCTTATGGTGATCTCACTGAGATAGGGGAGCGAGGTATTAATCTTAGTGGTGGTCAGAAGCAGAGGATCCAGCTCGCCCGAGCTCTCTACAAGAATGCCGATGTATACCTATTGGACGACCCCTTTAGCGCTGTTGATGCGCACACGGACGCAAGCCTGTTTAAT GAATACATCGTGGGCGCCCTCTCCGGGAAGACAGTTTTACTCGTGACTCATCAAGTTGATTTTCTTCCAGCATTTGATTCTGTTTTG TTGATGTCGGATGGTGAGATTTTGTGTGCGGCTCCATATTCTCAATTGCTGGAATCGAGCAAAGAGTTTCAGGAACTTATCCATGCTCACAGAGAAACTGCTGGTTCTGAAGGGCTCTCGGAGATGACTGAGAGCCGAACAAGTGAAGCTTCTTCAAGAGAGATTCGGAGGAGTTATGCCGAGCAGAAGGCGCCAGCGGTTGGGGTTGATCAGTtgataaaaaaagaagagaggGAGGTCGGAGATACTGGATTCAAGCCGTATCTCCTGTATCTAAAGCAGAACAAGGGATTCTTGACGTTTGGCGTGGCTGCTCTCTGTCATGTATGGTTTATCGTTGGTCAGATACTGCAAAACTCATGGATGGCAGCAAATGTTGATGATCCGAATTTTGACAGCTTGAGACTGATCCTCGTATACTTGCTGATCGGGTTCGTCTCAACAGTGTTTCTCCTTGGTAGAGATCTAACTACCGTTGTCATGGGCGTACAGTCGTCACGAGCATTGTTTTCACAGCTGCTGATATCTTTGTTCCGTGCACCAATGGCGTTTTGTGACTCTACGCCTTTGGGACGAATACTGAGCCGG GTCTCTGCTGACTTGAGTATAGTTGATCTTGATCTCCCCTTAAACTTGATATTCACGGTTGGATCGACTACGAATTGTTACGCTAACCTTGCTGTTTTAGCCATTATAACATGGCAAGTTTTGTTTGTTTCCATACCAATGATCATTCTGGCCATTCGACTACAG AGCTACTACTACTGCTCTGCGAAAGAGCTGATGAGGATCAACGGAACCACAAAATCTCTTGTAGCTAACCATCTTGCTGAATCTGTAGCTGGAGTCACCACAATACGAGCTTTCAACGAGGAAGACCGGTTCTTTGCCAAGAATCTTGAACTGATCGACACAAATGGCAGTCCTTACTTCAGCTACTTTTCAGCGAACGAGTGGCTGATTCAGAGGCTGGAAATCATCAGTGCAACAGTTCTCGCCTTTGCAGGACTTTGCATGGTTTTACTTCCTACCGGAACTTTCAGCTCTG GATTCATTGGAATGGCTCTGTCATATGGTCTCTCACTAAATATGTCCCTCGTGTACTCCATTAACAGCCAGTGTATGTTGTCAAACTACATAATTTCTGTAGAGCGACTCGACCAGTATATGCACATACCTAGTGAGGCACCGGAGGTGGTAGAAGAGAGTCGACCCCCGACCATGTGGCCAAGTGAGGGTAGAGTAGAGATTCATGACCTGAAG ATCAGATATAGAGCAaatgcaccacttgttttacgCGGGATCAGCTGCACGTTCGAGGGAGGACATAAGATTGGCATTGTTGGTAGAACTGGCAGTGGGAAAACTACCCTCATCAGTGCCCTCTTCCGTCTGGTGGAGCCCGCAGGAGGGAGGATCGTTGTAGATGGAGTTGATATCTCGAGCATCGGGCTTCATGACCTGAGGTCTCACTTTGGGATCATACCTCAAGACCCTACTCTTTTCACTGGCACTGTTAGATACAATTTGGATCCATTAGGCCAGCATAGTGACATGGAAATATGGGAG GTTTTAGGGAAGTGTCAGCTCAAAGAGGTTgttcaagaaaaagaagaagggtTAAATGCACCTG TTGTGGAAGATGGATCGAACTGGAGTATGGGGCAGCGTCAGCTATTCTGTTTGGGGCGCGCGCTGTTGAGACGAAGCAAGGTTCTGGTACTAGACGAAGCAACTGCTTCGATTGACAATGCAACCGACACAATCTTGCAGAAGACTATAAGGACAGAGTTTGCAGATTGCACCGTGATCACCGTGGCTCACAGAATACCCACGGTGATGGACTCAACGATGGTTCTCGCCATCAGCGATG GGAAATTGGTGGAGTATGATGAAGCAATGAAGCTGATGAAGAGAGAAGATTCATTATTTGGTCAGCTAGTGAAGGAGTATTGGTCACATAATAATCAGGCTGTGCAATCACAGTAA
- the LOC121782564 gene encoding loricrin-like yields the protein MDGTLGNNITFASASNDQGKVVDSVICDLGFHSPGALGSFVSKGSKRKYSSSNQPIKFKDGSSLVLELGLPSSSCTTICSGKEAEEESSLDLGLSMNLNVGANMISDLKKVSGGKLNAVKMRSPVIDLQLSLSTETAESDVTSVTQEFIPCQNYYESLVLAPTVEQPRDEGSTSARWKNNPFVPPVKCQQEITIPYDQGHGCNNPTTVDLNISPSPMTPPSSIGTISTPVKQRKTSVKTCLFEDCARGARGASGLCIAHGGGRRCQKAGCQKGAEGKTVFCKAHGGGRRCQHLGCTKSAEGRTDHCIRHGGGRRCSHDDCTRASRGRSGLCIRHGGGKRCKIENCAKSAEGIAGLCISHGGGRRCQYAECTKGAQGSTVFCKAHGGGRRCTYLGCTKGAEGSTPFCKGHGGGKRCTSEGCSKSVHGGTLFCVNHGGGKRCAVPECTKSARGRTNHCVRHGGGKRCKFEGCPKSAQGSTDFCKAHGGGKRCSWGHLGSGLGSHGAVPCDKFARGKSGLCVAHSAQVQEEKTHGDFALGSATQGFSTSTQMNGVFAPGAGISYHGSTGAPSIGFGHVQASLPFAVGNICWDQMSLPEGRVHGGGLMAMLGGRTIAATADRIKESSG from the coding sequence aTGGATGGAACCCTTGGCAATAATATCACTTTCGCCTCTGCATCAAACGATCAGGGCAAAGTTGTGGACAGCGTTATATGTGACCTGGGCTTTCATTCACCTGGGGCATTAGGATCTTTTGTTTCCAAGGGAAGCAAGAGAAAATATAGTTCCAGCAATCAGCCTATTAAATTCAAAGATGGATCTTCATTGGTTCTTGAGTTGGGACTTCCATCCAGTTCCTGCACTACGATATGCTCGGGAAAGGAGGCAGAAGAGGAGTCTTCTCTGGATCTTGGTTTAAGTATGAACCTGAATGTGGGAGCTAACATGATATCGGATCTAAAGAAGGTCTCTGGTGGGAAGTTAAATGCAGTGAAGATGCGGAGTCCCGTTATTGATCTGCAATTAAGTCTGTCCACTGAAACTGCTGAATCTGATGTAACCTCCGTGACCCAAGAATTCATCCCTTGTCAGAATTACTATGAGTCGCTAGTTTTAGCCCCGACAGTTGAACAGCCAAGAGATGAAGGATCAACATCTGCTCGATGGAAAAACAATCCTTTTGTTCCTCCCGTGAAATGTCAGCAAGAGATTACTATTCCTTATGACCAAGGCCATGGCTGTAACAACCCTACTACTGTGGACCTGAATATCTCTCCGTCTCCAATGACCCCCCCAAGTTCTATTGGAACCATTTCTACTCCAGTAAAACAACGGAAAACTAGTGTAAAAACATGCCTGTTTGAAGATTGTGCCAGGGGAGCCAGAGGTGCTTCTGGTCTGTGTATTGCCCACGGAGGTGGCCGGAGGTGCCAGAAAGCTGGCTGCCAGAAGGGAGCTGAAGGTAAGACTGTTTTCTGCAAGGCACATGGTGGTGGTCGGCGTTGCCAGCATCTTGGGTGTACTAAAAGTGCAGAAGGTCGTACTGACCATTGCATACGCCATGGTGGTGGTAGGCGGTGCAGTCATGACGATTGCACTCGGGCATCAAGAGGCAGGTCTGGTCTGTGCATCCGTCATGGAGGTGGGAAAAGATGCAAAATAGAAAATTGCGCTAAAAGTGCCGAGGGCATTGCTGGCCTCTGCATATCTCATGGGGGTGGGCGGCGCTGTCAATACGCCGAATGTACAAAGGGTGCTCAGGGAAGCACAGTGTTCTGCAAAGCTCATGGCGGTGGCAGAAGGTGCACGTATTTGGGATGCACGAAAGGGGCTGAAGGGAGCACTCCGTTTTGTAAAGGCCATGGTGGTGGGAAACGATGCACATCAGAAGGATGCAGCAAGAGTGTTCACGGGGGTACTCTATTTTGCGTTAACCATGGCGGGGGTAAGAGGTGTGCAGTGCCTGAATGTACCAAAAGTGCGAGGGGACGCACAAATCATTGCGTCAGGCATGGTGGTGGTAAAAGGTGCAAGTTTGAAGGATGCCCGAAGAGTGCACAGGGAAGTACAGATTTTTGCAAGGCACACGGTGGAGGAAAAAGATGCTCTTGGGGACACCTGGGCTCAGGTCTCGGCAGTCACGGCGCTGTTCCATGTGATAAGTTTGCAAGGGGAAAGTCTGGCCTCTGTGTTGCCCATAGTGCACAAGTGCAAGAAGAAAAAACCCATGGTGACTTTGCATTGGGTTCGGCAACGCAGGGTTTTAGTACATCTACACAGATGAATGGCGTTTTTGCACCTGGAGCTGGAATTTCCTATCATGGAAGCACTGGAGCACCGTCAATAGGTTTTGGGCACGTCCAGGCATCTCTGCCATTTGCAGTTGGAAATATTTGCTGGGATCAGATGTCTCTTCCGGAAGGCAGGGTCCATGGAGGTGGCCTGATGGCAATGCTTGGTGGACGCACAATCGCTGCAACGGCGGATAGGATTAAAGAAAGCAGTGGCTGA
- the LOC121782565 gene encoding WD repeat-containing protein 91 homolog, translating into MKNEGMEKMKFAEELVREFLVFRGFTNTLQSFEKELATDIGKGFQVDKILDLIFSVYIPKFEAAKLIELLSFFRNCFSYSDPNLIDVISKLHQSILRYYVVYALKCGRKDAVLELFRDFGNELMRGDESWTSWFAVPYFQNPHLEPQFRVYFSDEWFRTLHLSVRNFLSEMLNGTRTPALLKIGSERDTVNRLKQEIKQLSLKLSQAQTLLEETEAQICLFRSSEAASVAPSMTYETHSSFNDHADDNRSNDVGQGFKENSVAGSSSDLHNEEDFPEVKTVFEDTFLGHTSPINCSRFSASGDNIASASVDGTVRIWTYDSSAPTSRNATIYCGAEIMSLEWDCKSDRLLLIGTSDGGIKAWNVDAKRVVCDLNTSEAYPSILDLKCSPVEPIFVSAAASGRQGSGSSDSLGFASLTVWNMRTWKAMTVLPLGKDPPAITSLSFNHNGKLLAAAATDGLIHMFDMSSYQQVTGWPAHDCGISSILFGPDETSIFSLGTDGNIFEWSLHNQGKVLWSRNCSRFCNLENSSQWRHQMALDSEGRRLLVTCSSERAPIYQVRGRMSGMRSLAHKGSITTVDWHPHLPIFLTGSSDHAVRVSSISS; encoded by the exons ATGAAGAATGAAGGAatggagaaaatgaaattcGCGGAGGAATTAGTGAGAGAATTTCTCGTGTTTAGAGGATTCACCAACACTCTGCAATCCTTCGAGAAAGAGCTAGCGACTGATATCGGCAAAGGATTTCAAGTCGACAAGATTTTAGACCTAATTTTCTCCGTCTACATCCCCAAGTTCGAGGCTGCGAAGTTGATCGAGCTGCTGAGCTTTTTCAGAAACTGCTTTTCATATTCTGATCCCAATCTGATCGATGTTATTTCGAAATTGCACCAGTCGATTCTGCGCTATTACGTCGTTTATGCCTTGAAATGTGGAAGGAAAGACGCAGTGTTGGAGCTTTTCAGAGATTTTGGGAATGAATTGATGCGGGGAGATGAAAGCTGGACTTCCTGGTTCG CTGTTCCGTATTTCCAGAATCCGCATTTGGAACCGCAGTTTCGCGTTTACTTCTCCGACGAGTGGTTCCGCACGTTGCACCTTTCTGTTAGGAATTTCTTGAGCGAGATGCTCAATGGTACTC GTACCCCTGCCTTATTAAAGATCGGTTCTGAAAGAGATACTGTGAACCGTCTCAAACAAGAGATAAAGCAACTTTCTCTCAAGTTATCTCAAGCTCAAACTCTGTTGGAAGAAACTGAGGCCCAAATATGTCTTTTTAGGAG cTCTGAAGCAGCTAGCGTTGCACCTAGTATGACTTATGAAACTCAT TCTAGTTTTAATGACCATGCTGATGACAATAGAAGTAATGATGTTGGCCAAGGTTTCAAAGAAAACTCTGTTGCAG GCAGTAGTTCTGATTTGCATAATGAAGAAGATTTTCCTGAAGTGAAAACAGTGTTTGAG GATACATTCCTTGGCCACACAAGTCCAATCAATTGTAGCCGTTTTTCTGCTTCTGGCGATAATATTGCAAGTGCTTCTGTGGATGGCACAGTCAG GATATGGACCTATGATTCGTCAGCACCAACATCAAGAAACGCAACCATCTACTGTGGAGCTGAGATCATGTCTCTTGAGTGGGATTGCAAATCTGATCGTTTG CTACTCATAGGCACTTCTGATGGAGGCATAAAAGCATGGAATGTAGATGCTAAGCGGGTTGTTTGTGACCTAAACACTTCAGAAGCATATCCGAG CATTTTGGACCTGAAATGCAGTCCCGTGGAGCCTATTTTTGTTTCTGCGGCAGCATCAGGGAG GCAAGGTTCTGGTTCTTCTGATAGCTTGGGGTTTGCCTCATTGACTGTATGGAACATGAGGACATGGAAGGCTATG ACAGTCCTTCCTCTAGGAAAAGATCCACCTGCAATAACCTCATTGAGCTTCAATCACAATGGAAAGCTTTTAGCAGCTGCTGCCACAGATGGCTTGATTCATATGTTTG ATATGTCTTCTTACCAACAAGTTACTGGATGGCCTGCACATGATTGCGGAATTAGTTCAATTCTTTTTGGGCCCGACGAGACCAGTATCTTTAGCTTGGGAACTGATGGAAAT ATATTTGAGTGGAGTTTGCACAATCAAGGCAAAGTACTATGGTCAAGAAATTGCAGCAG GTTTTGCAATCTTGAAAATTCTTCCCAGTGGAGACATCAAATGGCGTTAGATTCCGAGGGGAGGAGACTTCTGGTGACATGTAGTTCAGAAAGAGCACCGATATACCAG GTTCGTGGTCGAATGAGTGGCATGAGAAGTCTTGCTCATAAGGGATCGATCACAACAGTAGATTGGCATCCACACTTGCCCATCTTCTTGACTGGGTCATCTGATCACGCTGTCAGGGTCTCATCAATATCATCATag
- the LOC121782567 gene encoding S-type anion channel SLAH3-like: MAAKEDCHDIALPPLIKAISANEVDGFDEAKSSTLHPPITSVFGIGAASMVKDAISISMPPSPVEAHLQNTKRVFFTSGNGKVEENAEAKGPRFHSQPMPKRNPDYDRRFDTFKTWSGKLDRQLSNLRGVPTQEEQPRPQEFENLPVHRYFDALEGPELDTLRASEEIILPEDKQWPFLLRFPISSFGISLGVGSQAIMWKSLSSSTATAFLDVSPHINLILWLITAALILTVAVVYSLKMIFYFEAVRREYFHPVRVNFFFAPWIALLFLALGVPPSVAETLPPYLWYILMAPILCLELKIYGQWMSGGQRRLSKVANPTNHLSVVGNFVGALLGATMGLKEGSIFFFAVGMAHYIVLFVTLYQRLPTNETLPKELHPVFFLFVAAPSVASMAWAKIQGSFDSCSRIAYFIALFLYVSLAVRVNFFRGFKFSLAWWAYTFPMTGAAIATVKYSSAVTCRATQILAVTLCLVATVAVAALLVNTVLHAVVHGDLFPNDMAIAISKRRPRRRWYHKRSGSSDSNIEQYLKYIDSDARD; this comes from the exons ATGGCTGCCAAAGAAGATTGCCATGATATTGCATTACCACCTTTGATCAAAGCCATCTCTGCAAACGAAGTGGACGGTTTCGATGAAGCGAAATCATCCACTCTTCATCCTCCGATCACCTCAGTTTTC ggGATCGGAGCAGCAAGCATGGTAAAGGACGCAATCTCCATCAGTATGCCGCCTTCTCCGGTTGAAGCTCATCTCCAAAACACAAAGCGCGTCTTCTTCACAAGTGGTAATGGTAAAGTTGAGGAAAATGCTGAGGCGAAAGGGCCTAGATTCCATTCCCAACCAATGCCGAAACGAAATCCGGATTACGACAGAAGATTTGACACTTTCAAGACATGGTCGGGAAAACTCGATAGACAGCTCTCGAATCTACGAGGCGTACCCACACAAGAAGAACAACCTCGGCCGCAGGAATTCGAAAATCTACCCGTCCACCGATATTTCGACGCTTTGGAGGGCCCGGAGTTGGATACTCTACGC GCCTCAGAGGAAATCATTCTACCAGAGGACAAGCAATGGCCATTCCTCCTCCGGTTCCCGATCTCCTCCTTCGGTATCTCCCTCGGCGTCGGCAGCCAAGCCATAATGTGGAAGAGCCTCTCGtcctccaccgccaccgccttcctCGACGTCTCGCCACACATTAACCTAATACTATGGCTCATCACCGCAGCTCTCATCCTCACCGTCGCCGTCGTTTACTCTCTAAAAATGATCTTCTACTTTGAGGCCGTCCGCCGCGAGTACTTCCACCCGGTCCGGGTCAACTTCTTCTTCGCCCCGTGGATCGCCCTCCTCTTCTTAGCCCTCGGTGTTCCGCCCTCAGTTGCTGAGACGCTTCCCCCGTATCTTTGGTACATTCTCATGGCTCCGATCTTGTGCCTCGAGCTCAAGATCTACGGCCAATGGATGTCCGGCGGCCAGCGGCGGCTGTCCAAGGTGGCCAACCCTACCAACCATCTCTCCGTCGTCGGGAATTTCGTCGGGGCTTTGCTCGGAGCGACGATGGGACTGAAGGAAGGGTCTATATTCTTCTTTGCAGTTGGGATGGCTCATTACATTGTGCTGTTTGTGACTCTCTATCAGCGGCTCCCGACAAACGAGACGCTCCCGAAGGAGCTCCACCCGGTTTTCTTCCTCTTCGTGGCGGCCCCGAGCGTCGCCTCCATGGCTTGGGCTAAGATTCAGGGCTCGTTCGACTCCTGTTCGCGCATTGCCTACTTCATCGCCTTGTTCCTCTATGTTTCGCTG GCTGTTCGAGTGAACTTTTTCCGAGGGTTCAAATTCTCGTTGGCGTGGTGGGCGTACACGTTTCCAATGACGGGGGCGGCAATCGCGACGGTCAAGTACTCGAGCGCGGTGACGTGCAGGGCGACGCAGATCTTGGCAGTGACGCTCTGCCTCGTGGCTACAGTGGCGGTGGCCGCGTTGCTCGTGAACACGGTCCTCCACGCGGTGGTGCACGGGGACCTGTTCCCCAACGACATGGCGATCGCGATTAGCaagaggcggccgaggaggcgGTGGTACCACAAGAGATCGGGAAGCTCCGATAGCAACATCGAGCAATACCTTAAGTATATCGATTCTGATGCGAGAGATTAG